Within Pseudomonadota bacterium, the genomic segment TCCTGCCGGGAGGCATCCTGCCGTCTCGCCGACCTGCAGCAGAGAGCGGCCCCGAACCCGAGACGCTCACCGAGGTCGCGGTTCTCTACACCCGCGTGCAGATGCTTCAGGAGCTGCTCGATCAGAGCCATCCCCTCGATGCCTTCGATGTGGTGGGCATGTACGAGCGCACGGTGGAGGCCATCGCAGCCATAAGCCGTGGGCGTGTTCTCGAGGGCTCGGGACCGATGCACGTCCTTCTCTTCGATGGGTCCATCGTGCAGAACCCGGTGGCCTGCGCCGTGAAGGCGGTGAAGCGCTTGAAGGAAGAGGTGGGGATGCTTGCGGAGCGCAGCGGCTGCCCGGAGGTGCAGGGGAACGCCTCCAGCCTATTCCTGAGCGCGGGTATCTTCACCGCGATGGTTCGACCCATGAAAGACGGCAGCGTTGACGAGCCGGTGCGGCGCGATCTGCTCAATGCCGCCCGCCGCCTGCATGACCTTTCTGCGGCAGAGCGCAAGTACTGCATGCTCTGCGAGGCCAGCTGGGAACGGGTGAAGACCGAGCTCCAGCCCGAGGCTGCCCCGTTCAAGCGGGTCTATGTCAGCGGCCGGCCGCAGCCGTTGCAGGTGTATGAGTTCGTGGGAGGCGGGCAGAGCGGAGGACGGGAGGTGGGCGTCGCCGGATGACGCCCTCGAGCGCGCATGTCCCTCTTGCCCACCGATGATCTCGCGCCGCTGACCCGGACCTCGCTCGCCCTTCAAGGCGTGGTCGACAAGCTCCTCGCCACCGTGCAGCGCGACGACTGCGTGACGGCGGTGCACACCGTTGAGCCTTGCGAGGCGCAGCACGCTGACTGGCCGGAAGGGCTTGACCCACGTCTGGTCGAGGCCCTGCGATCTCGCGGCATCGAGCGCCTCTACACCCATCAGGCGGAGGCTGTTTCACACGCACTGCACCAGCGCGACGTGGTGGTGGTCACACCGACCGCCAGCGGAAAGACCGTCTGCTACAACCTGCCCGTGCTCAACACCTTGCTCGCCGATCCGGACGCGCGGGCGCTGTACCTCTTTCCCACCAAGGCCCTGGCTCAAGATCAGCTGGCTGAGCTGCAAGACACCTCCGACCTCCTGGGCGAGGAGGCGGGCATCCGCGCCTTCACCTTCGACGGAGACACGCCAGACGACGCGAGGCGGGCCATACGCGCGCGCGCCCACGTGGTCATCACCAATCCGGACATGCTGCACAGCGGCATCCTTCCGCATCATGCGCGCTGGTCCCGCCTCTTCCAGAACCTGCGCTACGTGGTGATCGACGAGCTGCACACCTATCGGGGGGTGTTCGGCAGCCACCTGTGCAACGTGCTGCGCCGGCTTCAACGCATCTGCCGCTTCTATCAGGGCGATCGACAGCCCACGTTCATCATGTCGAGCGCCACCATCGCCAACCCCGGTGAGCTGGCGGCTCGCCTCATCGAGCGCGAGGTCGCCCTGGTCGATCGCAACGGCGCTCCGCGCGGGCGCAAGGAGTTCATCTTCTACAACCCGCCGGTCATCAACCCGGAGCTCGGCATCCGCCGCTCGTGCATCAACCAGGCGCGCTGGATCACGTCACGCTTCCTGCAGGCGGGCGTGCAGACCATCGCATTCACCACGTCCCGCCAGAACGTCGAGGTGCTCACCCGCTACCTCAAGGAAGACATCGAGCGCACCCCGCTCGAGCGTGGCACCGTGCGCGGCTATCGGGGCGGCTATCTTCCCAACACGCGTCGTGAGATCGAGCGTGGTCTGCGCAGCGGCGAGATTCGCGGCGTGGTGAGCACAAACGCCCTCGAGCTCGGCATCGACATCGGGCATCTCGATGTGGCTGTCCTGGCCGGCTATCCCGGATCGGTGGCGAGCACCTGGCAGCAGGCGGGCCGCGCGGGCCGGCGCAATGAGCGCTCGGTGGCGGTGCTGGTTGCCCGCAGCGATCCGATGGATCAGTTCATCGTGACGCATCCGGAATATTTCTTCGGGCGCCCTCCCGAGATGGGGCTCATCAACCCGGACAATCTCCTCATCCTGCTAAGCCACGTGAAGTGCGCGGCCTTCGAGCTGCCGTTCCAGGCTGATGAGCGCTTCGGGCGGGAGAGCCTGATAGAGATGCTCGACTACCTCGCTGAGGAGCGGGTTCTGCAGCGTCACGGCGACCGCTGGCACTGGGCGCAGGATGTGTATCCGGCCGATCAGGTGAGCCTGCGCAGCATCTCCACCGAGAACTTCGTCATCATGGACGAGACGCGTGACAACAGGGTCATCGCCGAGGTCGATTATCGGAGCGCGCCGACCACGGTGTATCAAGACGCCATCTACATGTGCGAGACCGAGCCGTACAACGTTCGTCGCATCGAGTACGATCAGCGCCGCGTGTATGTTCGCAAGGTGGAGGTCGACTACTACACCGAGGCCATCACGAACACGTCCGTGAAGATCCTCGAGACCTTCGAGTCGGAGAGCCTGCCTGGGGCCACGCGCGAGCACGGCGAGGTGCACGTGGCGTGGCGGGTGTCCGGCTTCAAGAAGATCAAGTTCCACACGCGTGAGAACGTGGGGTATGGCGAGGTGCATCTCCCCGATCAGGAGATGCACACCACCAGCTACTGGCTCACC encodes:
- a CDS encoding DEAD/DEAH box helicase; amino-acid sequence: MSLLPTDDLAPLTRTSLALQGVVDKLLATVQRDDCVTAVHTVEPCEAQHADWPEGLDPRLVEALRSRGIERLYTHQAEAVSHALHQRDVVVVTPTASGKTVCYNLPVLNTLLADPDARALYLFPTKALAQDQLAELQDTSDLLGEEAGIRAFTFDGDTPDDARRAIRARAHVVITNPDMLHSGILPHHARWSRLFQNLRYVVIDELHTYRGVFGSHLCNVLRRLQRICRFYQGDRQPTFIMSSATIANPGELAARLIEREVALVDRNGAPRGRKEFIFYNPPVINPELGIRRSCINQARWITSRFLQAGVQTIAFTTSRQNVEVLTRYLKEDIERTPLERGTVRGYRGGYLPNTRREIERGLRSGEIRGVVSTNALELGIDIGHLDVAVLAGYPGSVASTWQQAGRAGRRNERSVAVLVARSDPMDQFIVTHPEYFFGRPPEMGLINPDNLLILLSHVKCAAFELPFQADERFGRESLIEMLDYLAEERVLQRHGDRWHWAQDVYPADQVSLRSISTENFVIMDETRDNRVIAEVDYRSAPTTVYQDAIYMCETEPYNVRRIEYDQRRVYVRKVEVDYYTEAITNTSVKILETFESESLPGATREHGEVHVAWRVSGFKKIKFHTRENVGYGEVHLPDQEMHTTSYWLTLREEAWRPLGFTRAEILDGVVGLAYVLHHLAPIHLMCDIGDIAQCVGDLNARWFVGQDAARGRYTLERPESGPPVVLEQGMRLAGPSALAVDSLESLDRFEPTVFLYDSYPGGIGFSSALYDVHARLLREASDTLDGCACEAGCPSCVGPVNEVGVRSKEVARAILSALLVSSPALP